A genomic segment from Actinomadura hallensis encodes:
- a CDS encoding ABC-F family ATP-binding cassette domain-containing protein: protein MSFAIVCSDLSFAWEDGTVVLDGLDAAFGTGRTGLIGVNGSGKSTLLKIIAGELRPASGTVTVEGEVGYLPQNLVLDDAATVSDLLGISTTRAALHAIERGEATEENFAAVGDGWDVEERARAELDRLGLGGVDLDRTVPTLSGGEAVMVGLAAQFLARPDVLLLDEPTNNLDLDARHRLYEAVETWTGVLLVVSHDRELLDRVDEIADLRDGAIRSFGGNLSAYEELLAVEKEAAERAVRAAGSDLRRQKRELEDAHVKLARRRRYGNKMYENKREPKIVMGARKRQAQESAGKHRIMHEERLADARKRLAEAEEAVRTDDEIRIELPATRVPAGRTVVTVTGLSAPEPEPGTLTELIVRGPERIALEGPNGSGKTTFLRTLIGEHVQDGVTVRIGVDGVRYLPQRLDALDEDLSVLDNVRAQAPAVPPAQIRAGLARFLFRGARAGQKAGTLSGGERFRAVLASLLLAEPAPKLLLLDEPTNNLDMASAAQLSQALAAYEGALIVVSHDVPFLRTLGLTRRLRMDRAAGLTEAEPM from the coding sequence ATGTCATTCGCCATCGTGTGCTCGGACCTGTCGTTCGCCTGGGAGGACGGCACGGTCGTCCTCGACGGCCTCGACGCCGCGTTCGGCACCGGCCGGACGGGCCTGATCGGGGTCAACGGCTCCGGCAAGTCCACCCTGCTCAAGATCATCGCCGGTGAGCTGCGCCCGGCGTCGGGGACCGTCACCGTCGAGGGCGAGGTCGGTTACCTGCCGCAGAACCTCGTCCTCGACGACGCCGCCACGGTCTCGGACCTGCTGGGGATCAGCACGACGCGCGCCGCGCTGCACGCCATCGAGCGCGGCGAGGCCACCGAGGAGAACTTCGCGGCCGTCGGGGACGGCTGGGACGTCGAGGAGCGCGCCCGCGCCGAACTCGACCGGCTCGGGCTCGGCGGCGTCGACCTGGACCGGACCGTCCCCACCCTGTCCGGCGGCGAGGCCGTCATGGTCGGGCTGGCGGCGCAGTTCCTCGCCCGGCCGGACGTCCTGCTGCTGGACGAGCCCACCAACAACCTGGACCTGGACGCCCGGCACCGCCTGTACGAGGCGGTCGAGACCTGGACGGGCGTGCTCCTCGTCGTCAGCCACGACCGGGAGCTCCTCGACCGCGTCGACGAGATCGCCGACCTGCGCGACGGCGCGATCCGGTCGTTCGGCGGGAACCTGTCCGCCTACGAGGAGCTGCTCGCCGTGGAGAAGGAGGCCGCGGAGCGGGCCGTCCGCGCCGCCGGGAGCGACCTGCGCCGCCAGAAACGCGAACTGGAGGACGCCCACGTCAAGCTGGCCCGGCGCCGGCGCTACGGGAACAAGATGTACGAGAACAAGCGCGAACCGAAGATCGTCATGGGGGCGCGCAAACGGCAGGCGCAGGAGTCGGCCGGCAAGCACCGCATCATGCACGAGGAGCGGCTCGCCGACGCGCGCAAGCGGCTCGCCGAGGCGGAGGAGGCGGTCAGGACCGACGACGAGATCCGGATAGAGCTGCCGGCCACGCGCGTCCCGGCGGGGCGGACGGTCGTCACGGTGACCGGCCTGAGCGCGCCGGAGCCGGAACCGGGCACGCTCACGGAGCTGATCGTCCGCGGCCCGGAGCGCATCGCGCTGGAGGGCCCGAACGGGTCGGGCAAGACCACGTTCCTGCGGACGCTCATCGGCGAGCACGTCCAGGACGGCGTGACGGTCCGGATCGGCGTGGACGGCGTCCGGTACCTGCCGCAGCGCCTCGACGCCCTCGACGAGGACTTGAGCGTGCTGGACAACGTCCGGGCGCAGGCACCGGCGGTGCCTCCGGCGCAGATCAGGGCCGGGCTCGCCCGTTTCCTGTTCCGCGGCGCACGCGCCGGGCAGAAGGCGGGGACGCTGTCGGGCGGTGAGCGCTTCCGCGCCGTGCTGGCGTCACTGCTGCTCGCAGAGCCCGCCCCGAAGCTGCTGCTACTGGACGAGCCCACCAACAACCTCGACATGGCGAGCGCCGCGCAGCTCTCCCAGGCTCTCGCCGCCTACGAGGGCGCGTTGATCGTCGTCAGCCACGACGTGCCGTTCCTGCGCACGCTCGGCCTCACCAGGCGGCTGCGCATGGACCGCGCGGCGGGCCTCACCGAGGCCGAACCGATGTGA
- a CDS encoding AAA family ATPase: protein MGTVSSVFAGRSAELAALRAARERASAGEPAAVLVAGEAGGGKTRLVTEFTRDLRALTGACLELGVAGCCWW from the coding sequence GTGGGGACCGTCAGCTCCGTGTTCGCGGGGCGCAGCGCCGAACTGGCCGCGTTGCGCGCCGCGCGCGAGCGGGCGAGCGCGGGCGAGCCGGCGGCCGTGCTGGTCGCCGGCGAGGCGGGCGGCGGCAAGACGCGGCTCGTCACCGAGTTCACCCGGGACCTGCGCGCGCTGACCGGCGCCTGCCTGGAACTCGGCGTCGCCGGGTGCTGCTGGTGGTGA